In Treponema vincentii, a single window of DNA contains:
- a CDS encoding GNAT family N-acetyltransferase: protein MKFLSTLWHTAFCKENTMELIHQENRIYAENDTGKVIAEVTFPQENDSTVCLDHTFVDDSLRGQGVAGKLVKEVVDYAQKNGKKIRPQCSYAADWFNKHSEYADLVAH, encoded by the coding sequence TTGAAATTTCTTTCTACTTTATGGCATACTGCTTTCTGCAAGGAGAATACGATGGAACTCATACATCAAGAAAATAGAATTTATGCGGAAAACGATACCGGAAAAGTTATTGCCGAGGTTACCTTTCCGCAGGAGAATGATTCGACGGTTTGCCTCGACCATACCTTTGTTGATGATTCGCTGAGAGGACAGGGCGTTGCCGGTAAGCTCGTTAAAGAAGTCGTAGACTATGCCCAAAAAAACGGAAAAAAGATACGGCCTCAATGCTCGTATGCAGCTGATTGGTTCAATAAACATTCGGAATACGCGGATTTAGTCGCGCATTAA
- a CDS encoding LIC_12708 family protein, with the protein MCYRSHFVKGLCIFLCAVVSLCAVSCGKEKTGNLERKQLFSIKYGNFEDQLDLFQLASPYVRPDSQLVMDDGIFYLSNSGAGKIMKLTSFGDLLALYYNPEKNPRPTFIDADQADKIMTRRAVPYPLNHPTYLAVTPNKHLFAVDTVNEERIEYDQTENLALRDTVIHFNETGEFVDTVGQEGVGGTPFPPIEGLYADSNNGLIVVCRTETGIRVYWYDNTGGLLYKIPIAFSGLPSPYTNDVKVFSSLDKAVPDFTAKKLHIKVDYYREDIDTDINVSAGISYDKSCLYTFNIEERQYERTVDIAPYEDTEDTNTGIRHIKKVYGLLGVTANNWCLLTTPRSDGYILELINLHSNKIHTRTLTVSPDELVYNAFHLSSDGILSALLAGDKQADIVWWKTTEITGASKNE; encoded by the coding sequence ATGTGTTACCGCAGTCATTTTGTTAAAGGGCTCTGTATTTTCTTGTGTGCCGTTGTTTCTCTTTGTGCCGTTTCGTGCGGGAAAGAAAAAACGGGGAACTTGGAGCGCAAACAACTTTTTTCAATTAAATACGGAAATTTTGAAGATCAGCTCGATTTATTTCAGCTGGCAAGTCCGTATGTCCGTCCCGACAGTCAGTTAGTCATGGATGACGGTATTTTTTACTTAAGCAATTCAGGCGCGGGAAAAATTATGAAATTGACGTCTTTCGGTGATTTGCTTGCGCTGTATTATAATCCCGAAAAGAATCCCCGCCCGACATTTATCGACGCCGATCAAGCGGATAAAATTATGACCCGCCGCGCCGTGCCGTATCCGCTTAATCATCCGACCTATCTTGCCGTAACGCCGAACAAGCACTTGTTTGCCGTCGATACGGTCAACGAAGAACGTATTGAATACGATCAAACGGAGAATCTTGCGTTACGCGATACGGTCATTCATTTTAATGAGACCGGTGAATTTGTTGATACCGTCGGACAAGAAGGAGTCGGCGGTACGCCGTTTCCACCTATCGAAGGACTGTATGCGGATTCAAACAATGGTCTTATTGTAGTATGTCGAACGGAAACCGGTATCAGGGTGTACTGGTATGACAATACGGGCGGTTTGCTGTACAAAATTCCTATTGCATTTAGCGGGTTGCCGTCGCCTTACACCAACGATGTAAAAGTATTTTCGAGCCTTGATAAGGCTGTTCCCGATTTTACGGCAAAGAAGCTGCATATTAAAGTCGATTATTACCGTGAAGATATTGATACGGATATCAATGTGAGCGCCGGAATCAGTTATGATAAAAGCTGCCTCTATACGTTCAATATTGAAGAGAGGCAGTACGAGCGGACGGTGGATATTGCGCCGTATGAGGATACGGAAGACACGAATACCGGTATCCGGCACATTAAAAAAGTGTATGGGTTGCTCGGTGTAACCGCAAATAATTGGTGCTTGTTGACGACACCGCGTTCCGACGGATATATCCTCGAACTAATCAATTTACATTCAAATAAAATACATACGCGAACATTGACCGTCTCCCCGGATGAATTAGTGTATAACGCTTTCCATCTTTCTTCCGATGGTATCTTATCGGCGCTCCTTGCAGGGGACAAGCAGGCGGACATCGTTTGGTGGAAGACAACCGAAATTACCGGAGCGTCAAAAAATGAATAA
- a CDS encoding PIN domain nuclease, whose protein sequence is MILVDTSVLINFFRGRETVGTVYFEKLLEEQKHFCINEFIYQEILQGSKDEKEFSVLKSYLRDVPLYSLRLGICSFENAALLNFRCRRGGVTIRSTVDLLIAETAIENNIPLLHDDADFVNMARIITELKLAV, encoded by the coding sequence ATGATTCTAGTAGATACTTCTGTGCTGATCAATTTTTTTCGTGGCAGGGAAACAGTCGGTACTGTATATTTTGAAAAATTACTTGAAGAACAAAAACATTTTTGTATCAATGAATTTATTTATCAAGAAATTTTGCAAGGTTCAAAAGACGAAAAAGAATTTTCCGTTTTGAAATCTTATTTACGTGACGTACCGTTGTATTCTCTAAGACTCGGTATTTGCTCCTTTGAAAATGCAGCTCTGCTGAATTTTCGTTGTCGTAGAGGAGGGGTTACAATTCGTAGTACGGTCGATTTACTGATTGCAGAAACGGCAATTGAAAATAATATTCCACTTCTACACGATGATGCCGATTTTGTAAATATGGCTCGAATTATTACAGAATTAAAACTTGCTGTGTAA
- a CDS encoding P-II family nitrogen regulator has translation MTAFSLLIILVPHGQARKIIHEGRELGLIGATTLLAQGTVKSKLLDFLGINQIQKELILTMGEHDKLTSIMEELNRRHKVTRKNFGIAFIIPITYSNKHFSGAMPPETQKEIQAMKSAIFTIVDRGRANDVVDATIEAGARGGTILHARGSGANQTKLIFDIEIEPEKEIVLTIVDPEQVEPVVAAIRSHSDIEKDGHGILFVLPITDAYGIK, from the coding sequence ATGACCGCTTTTTCATTATTGATCATTTTAGTGCCACATGGACAAGCGCGGAAAATTATTCACGAAGGTAGGGAACTCGGCCTTATCGGAGCGACGACGCTGCTTGCTCAAGGTACGGTAAAAAGTAAGCTGCTCGATTTTCTCGGCATCAATCAAATCCAAAAGGAATTGATTTTGACAATGGGAGAACATGATAAACTCACCTCGATTATGGAAGAACTGAACCGGCGGCATAAAGTAACCAGAAAAAATTTCGGCATTGCGTTCATCATTCCGATTACCTATTCAAATAAACATTTCAGCGGAGCAATGCCGCCGGAAACGCAAAAGGAGATACAAGCTATGAAGTCGGCGATTTTTACAATTGTAGATAGAGGACGAGCTAATGATGTTGTGGACGCTACCATAGAAGCGGGAGCACGCGGAGGCACCATCCTTCACGCCCGCGGTTCGGGGGCGAATCAAACAAAGCTGATTTTTGATATTGAAATAGAACCCGAAAAAGAAATTGTCTTAACAATTGTAGACCCCGAACAGGTTGAACCCGTCGTTGCCGCCATCCGCAGCCACAGTGATATCGAAAAGGACGGCCACGGAATCTTATTTGTGCTGCCCATCACCGACGCCTACGGAATAAAATAG
- a CDS encoding DUF1538 domain-containing protein, which yields MNVLAEKCKEVIFSVLPIAVLICILNFLFVRVDYTFFIQFLIGVVFICIGLTIFLFGIDIGITPIGDVMGQFITAKNKISVVIIGALILGFFISIAEPDLQILGDQVMQVTKGAIPQTTLIVIVSIGVAVFLAVGLLTIVYHIPQHKAFTFSYGLILLCSIFSVREGISIAFDSSGATTGAITVPFVLAIAAGVSRMKKNSIASETDSFGLVGMVSAGAILSVLAITLIRQLPAFDNDFSISEPAAGASILTAISEAFKHAASESMLSLLPIAIIFLLTDVCSLRLKKNTLSGIIKGMIITFVGLMLFLAGVKTGFLDLGFLIGHKIGEIANLPLILIIGAFIGCVVILAEPAVYVLTKQIETVSAGYIPRKLVLIFLALGVSIATFLSMLRILIPAFQLWHILLPGYMVALALSWIVPELFVGMAFDAGGVASGPMTATFVLSFAQGLAAATPGANVLIDGFGIIAAVALAPVISLQVLGLLFYLKQRKGT from the coding sequence ATGAATGTTTTAGCTGAAAAATGTAAAGAAGTTATTTTTTCAGTTTTACCCATTGCCGTGTTAATTTGTATTTTGAACTTCCTTTTTGTGCGAGTTGATTATACTTTTTTTATTCAGTTCTTAATCGGCGTTGTTTTTATCTGCATCGGGCTTACGATATTCCTATTCGGAATAGACATCGGTATTACGCCCATCGGCGACGTGATGGGGCAGTTTATCACTGCGAAAAATAAAATCTCAGTGGTTATTATCGGAGCGCTCATACTCGGCTTTTTTATTTCGATTGCCGAACCCGATTTGCAAATCCTCGGCGATCAAGTGATGCAAGTCACCAAGGGTGCAATCCCGCAAACCACGCTGATTGTTATCGTTTCAATCGGTGTCGCGGTATTTCTTGCCGTCGGATTATTAACCATTGTCTATCACATCCCGCAGCATAAAGCTTTTACTTTCTCGTATGGATTGATATTACTCTGTTCGATTTTTTCGGTACGGGAGGGCATCTCGATTGCCTTTGATTCTTCGGGTGCAACAACCGGTGCAATTACGGTGCCGTTTGTTCTGGCAATAGCAGCAGGTGTTTCCCGCATGAAGAAAAACTCCATTGCATCGGAAACGGATTCTTTCGGGCTTGTCGGGATGGTTTCGGCAGGAGCAATCTTGAGCGTGCTTGCAATAACTTTGATACGGCAGTTACCAGCCTTTGATAATGATTTCAGTATTTCGGAGCCTGCTGCCGGAGCATCAATTCTTACCGCCATCTCCGAAGCGTTTAAGCATGCTGCCTCTGAATCGATGCTGTCGCTGTTACCGATTGCGATTATCTTTTTACTCACCGATGTATGTTCGTTACGGTTGAAAAAAAACACCTTGAGCGGAATTATTAAAGGGATGATTATCACCTTTGTCGGCTTAATGTTATTTTTAGCGGGAGTAAAAACGGGTTTTTTGGATCTCGGCTTCCTGATTGGGCATAAAATCGGAGAGATTGCAAATCTACCGCTCATTTTAATCATCGGGGCTTTTATCGGCTGCGTAGTCATCCTTGCGGAGCCGGCCGTTTATGTATTGACCAAGCAAATTGAAACCGTCAGCGCCGGCTATATTCCGAGAAAGCTGGTACTCATCTTCCTTGCGCTCGGCGTGAGTATTGCGACATTTCTTTCGATGCTGAGGATTCTTATTCCCGCATTTCAACTCTGGCATATTCTATTGCCGGGATATATGGTCGCGCTTGCGCTTTCATGGATTGTGCCGGAGCTGTTTGTCGGTATGGCTTTTGACGCAGGAGGGGTCGCGTCGGGGCCGATGACAGCAACATTCGTGCTCTCCTTTGCGCAAGGGCTGGCGGCAGCAACGCCGGGTGCAAACGTACTTATCGACGGGTTCGGTATTATCGCAGCAGTCGCTTTGGCGCCGGTTATCTCGCTGCAAGTGCTGGGATTACTTTTTTATTTAAAACAAAGGAAGGGGACATGA
- the mnmA gene encoding tRNA 2-thiouridine(34) synthase MnmA: MKIAVGLSGGVDSSVAAKLLIEEGHDVCGVTLRLLDEQTSIAKEQSERIIEEAAQAARLLGIPHRVYDFRTEFQKQIIDYFIKSYRSGETPNPCYICNRQIKFGLLLEQALREGCDAVATGHYAKVFQEPSGRYVLERGADVQKDQSYFLALLSQGQLSRTFFPLAELTKPAVRLIAEKTGLVNAHKSDSQDICFVPDGDYTAVIEALAPNAFPEGDFIDINGAKVGTHRGLHRYTIGQRRGLALPFGYPIYVVEKSAEHNTVTVGAGDSLLAAACSVREVNWIAEMPQEPFYAEVKTRYRQQLKKVCIEPSGIDRVRIVFTEPERAVARGQAAVFYCGSRVLGGGVIDNVEATGVV, from the coding sequence ATGAAGATTGCAGTAGGTTTAAGCGGAGGGGTAGATTCTAGCGTTGCGGCAAAGCTTCTGATAGAAGAGGGGCATGACGTGTGTGGTGTTACGCTCCGCTTGCTGGATGAACAGACTTCCATCGCGAAGGAACAATCCGAGCGGATTATCGAAGAAGCGGCGCAGGCAGCGCGGCTTCTCGGTATTCCGCACCGTGTCTACGACTTCCGTACCGAATTTCAAAAGCAGATTATCGATTATTTTATAAAAAGCTACCGCAGCGGAGAAACGCCGAATCCGTGTTATATTTGCAATAGACAGATTAAATTCGGCCTACTTTTGGAACAGGCGTTACGGGAAGGTTGTGATGCGGTTGCAACCGGTCATTATGCCAAAGTATTTCAGGAGCCGTCCGGACGGTATGTGCTGGAGCGGGGGGCTGATGTGCAGAAAGATCAAAGCTATTTTTTGGCCTTGTTGAGCCAAGGGCAGCTCAGCAGGACGTTTTTCCCGCTTGCGGAACTGACGAAGCCGGCGGTTCGCCTCATTGCGGAAAAAACCGGGTTGGTCAATGCACATAAGAGCGACAGCCAAGATATTTGCTTTGTACCGGACGGCGACTACACGGCAGTAATCGAAGCATTGGCGCCCAATGCGTTTCCCGAAGGAGATTTTATCGACATCAATGGCGCCAAGGTCGGTACGCACCGCGGCTTGCACCGTTATACCATCGGGCAGCGGCGGGGACTTGCTCTGCCGTTCGGCTATCCGATTTACGTGGTTGAAAAATCGGCAGAGCATAATACCGTTACCGTCGGTGCGGGTGATTCCCTTCTCGCCGCCGCCTGTTCGGTGCGGGAGGTAAACTGGATTGCCGAAATGCCGCAGGAGCCTTTTTACGCGGAGGTTAAAACACGGTACCGGCAGCAGCTGAAAAAAGTCTGCATTGAACCGAGCGGTATTGACCGAGTCCGTATTGTTTTTACCGAACCCGAACGAGCGGTTGCGCGCGGGCAAGCCGCTGTATTTTATTGCGGGAGTAGGGTACTTGGCGGCGGTGTTATTGATAATGTTGAAGCAACCGGTGTAGTGTAA